A genomic window from Glycine soja cultivar W05 chromosome 10, ASM419377v2, whole genome shotgun sequence includes:
- the LOC114372098 gene encoding uncharacterized protein LOC114372098, translated as MGVCETVNHCYGMAQQRQSGMERFGVRDLHHTNGAGDHVAVGIRGCAALKQPRLRRSARSDRATHLSVAAILVFLLLVLVVTLLVFSYISRDEISNNGDDSDDLKSDSDFLTNVPRIQRKKVLDFGHGSGGHGRDSRYWDRDDRRRDGDYDEDMMEQTSKDPEDENAEDDASVKTDHDTKSSQDGLKRRGDGLYNEAGRHELKRYEAEYEASLKNLGHSTEDDGKVLHDTDLEKKNAADDIDDEYDDFFDFHDAQMEDSGDSKNMRAKHSNSSVLSLDNEVQKQKSSNDSFDEENDDDVTSEDVEEASSLNKKNSHDGKTNSKHANHSNGQSIRKSHPETKKKAKRHKFSGSCDMKLLNSTSQLVEPLESRKFSRFNLQYTETEEKPQGDEQWVPRFAGHQSLEERESSFLARDQQINCGFVKGPEGFQSTGFDLTEDDANYISRCHIAVISCIFGNSDRLRTPTTKTVTRLSRKNVCFVMFTDEVTIRTLSSEGHVPDRMGFIGFWKLVVVKNLPYDDMRRVGKIPKLLPHRLFPFARYSIWLDSKLRLQLDPLLILEYFLWRKGYEFAISNHYDRHCVWEEVAQNKKLNKYNHTVIDEQFAFYRADGLERFDASDPNKLLPSNVPEGSFIIRAHTPMSNLFSCLWFNEVDRFTPRDQLSFAHTYQKLRRMNPDKPFHLNMFKDCERRHIAKLFHHRLDEKRINRQKTPE; from the exons ATGGGTGTGTGTGAAACTGTGAATCATTGTTATGGTATGGCTCAGCAGAGGCAATCGGGAATGGAGAGGTTTGGGGTGAGAGATCTGCACCACACCAACGGCGCTGGCGATCACGTCGCCGTCGGGATTCGCGGTTGCGCAGCCCTCAAGCAGCCGCGGCTCCGGCGATCGGCGCGATCCGACAGGGCCACGCACCTTTCGGTGGCGGCAATCCTCGTTTTCCTCTTGCTCGTACTTGTCGTCACTTTGCTCGTGTTCTCTTACATTTCTAGAGACG AAATAAGTAACAATGGCGATGATAGTGATGATTTAAAGAGTGATTCTGATTTTCTTACAAATGTACCACGGATACAGAGGAAGAAAGTCCTTGACTTTGGGCATGGCTCTGGGGGACATGGCCGGGATTCGAGATATTGGGATAGGGATGATAGGAGAAGGGATGGTGATTACGACGAGGATATGATGGAGCAGACAAGTAAGGATCCTGAAGATGAAAATGCTGAAGATGATGCTTCTGTAAAGACGGACCACGATACAAAGTCTTCTCAGGATGGTTTAAAGCGGAGAGGTGATGGCTTGTATAATGAAGCTGGACGTCATGAGTTGAAAAGGTATGAGGCAGAATATGAGGCTTCTTTGAAGAATTTGGGACACTCAACTGAAGATGATGGGAAAGTGTTGCATGATACCGATCTGGAAAAGAAGAATGCAGCTGATGATATTGATGATgaatatgatgatttttttgattttcatGATGCTCAAATGGAAGATTCTGGTGATAGCAAAAATATGAGAGCAAAACATTCTAATTCCAGTGTGCTAAGCTTGGACAATGAGGTTCAGAAACAGAAATCATCTAATGATTCTTTTGATGAGGAAAACGATGATGATGTTACTTCTGAAGATGTTGAAGAGGCATCTtccttgaataaaaaaaattctcatgatggaaaaacaaattctaaacatgcaaatcatTCTAATGGACAATCAATTAGAAAATCACATCCTGAAACAAAGAAGAAAGCCAAACGACACAAATTTTCAG GATCCTGTGATATGAAATTGTTAAACTCGACTTCACAGCTTGTAGAACCACTAGAAAGTCGAAAATTTTCAAGATTTAACTTACAGTACACAGAGACAGAAGAGAAGCCCCAGGGAGATGAACAATGGGTGCCCAGATTTGCTGGTCATCAGAGcttagaagagagagaaagttcATTTTTGGCACGTGACCAGCAAATAAACTGTGGTTTTGTTAAAGGTCCTGAAGGGTTTCAAAGCACTGGATTTGACTTGACAGAAGATGATGCAAATTACATCAGCAGGTGCCACATTGCTGTGAtttcatgcatatttggaaattcTGATCGCTTGAGGACCCCAACCACCAAAACG GTGACTCGATTGTCAAGGAAGAATGTCTGCTTTGTGATGTTTACTGATGAAGTTACAATACGGACCCTTTCTTCAGAAGGTCATGTGCCTGATAGAATGGGTTTCATTGGTTTTTGGAAATTAGTGGTAGTGAAGAATCTACCCTATGATGATATGCGGAGAGTGGGCAAAATACCTAAGCTATTGCCGCATCGACTTTTTCCTTTTGCAAG GTATTCGATTTGGTTGGATAGCAAGTTACGGCTGCAGCTTGATCCTTTACTTATCTTGGAGTACTTTTTGTGGCGAAAGGGTTATGAATTTGCAATATCCAATCACTACGATCGGCATTGCGTGTGGGAAGAAGTAGCACAGAACAAGAAATTGAACAAGTATAATCATACAGTCATAGATGAACAATTTGCATTTTACCGGGCCGATGGACTGGAAAGATTTGATGCATCAGATCCCAACAAACTTCTTCCAAGCA ATGTACCCGAAGGTTCTTTTATTATCAGAGCACACACTCCGATGTCAAATTTGTTTTCCTGTCTTTGGTTCAATGAGGTTGACCGGTTTACCCCTCGTGATCAGCTGAGTTTTGCACATACTTATCAGAAGCTGAGAAGGATGAATCCAGACAAACCTTTTCATCTGAATATGTTCAAG GACTGTGAAAGAAGGCACATAGCCAAGTTGTTCCATCATAGGTTGGATGAGAAGAGGATAAATCGTCAAAAAACACCAGAATAA